One Mycobacterium kubicae genomic window carries:
- a CDS encoding Rieske 2Fe-2S domain-containing protein, which produces MVNRSAGADSRLRKLGPRVLAAIGRQEWLDRPSYRLEHLLSFAYNGLGDARDRVANALNGVWLGHPVHPPLASFASGALGTTVALDALSLLPGRPAAENVQAAQFASRSLGLGILASVGAAVTGVTDWQHTHDKDRRVGLVHGVVNTAATALYALSWWDRRRGRRLRGMATSALGYGVTLGGSYLGGALVFESGIGIDQSGQRLRNKDWTPVLPASALNGKPVRVEVDGVGLVVCQTKPGEVSAFGEFCPHLAAPMADGWVDRGRLVCPWHGSRFALDSGEVLRGPSTAPLPCYEARLVDGVIEVRGGEPALTSGDGVAK; this is translated from the coding sequence ATGGTCAATCGGTCCGCAGGAGCCGATAGTCGACTGCGCAAGCTCGGGCCGCGAGTGCTGGCCGCGATCGGGCGCCAGGAGTGGCTCGATCGGCCCAGTTATCGGCTTGAGCACCTGCTCAGTTTCGCCTACAACGGCCTGGGTGATGCCCGTGACCGCGTGGCCAACGCGCTCAACGGGGTCTGGCTGGGTCACCCGGTACACCCGCCGCTGGCCTCCTTCGCCAGCGGAGCGCTCGGCACGACGGTTGCGTTGGATGCGCTGAGCCTGCTCCCGGGTCGGCCTGCCGCCGAGAACGTTCAGGCAGCACAGTTCGCGTCGCGGTCGTTGGGGCTCGGCATTCTGGCCAGCGTCGGCGCCGCGGTGACCGGGGTGACCGACTGGCAGCACACCCACGACAAGGACCGTCGCGTGGGTCTGGTGCACGGTGTGGTGAACACCGCCGCAACCGCCCTGTACGCCCTGTCGTGGTGGGACCGGCGTCGTGGCCGTCGTCTTCGCGGAATGGCAACCAGCGCTTTGGGTTACGGCGTCACGCTGGGCGGCAGCTATCTGGGTGGTGCCCTGGTATTCGAGTCGGGTATCGGCATCGACCAGTCCGGTCAGCGGTTGCGCAACAAGGACTGGACGCCGGTGTTGCCGGCGAGTGCGTTGAACGGTAAGCCGGTTCGGGTCGAGGTCGACGGGGTGGGTTTGGTGGTATGCCAGACCAAGCCCGGCGAGGTGTCGGCGTTCGGCGAGTTTTGTCCGCACCTGGCCGCACCGATGGCCGATGGCTGGGTGGATCGTGGCCGGCTGGTGTGCCCGTGGCACGGGTCCCGGTTCGCCTTGGACTCCGGGGAAGTGCTGCGCGGCCCGTCCACGGCACCGTTGCCGTGTTACGAGGCCCGACTGGTCGACGGAGTCATCGAAGTGCGCGGTGGGGAGCCGGCACTCACAAGCGGGGATGGAGTGGCCAAGTGA
- a CDS encoding hemerythrin domain-containing protein, which translates to MNAYEVLKEHHVVLKGLGRKVSEAPVNSEERHSLFDEMLMELDIHFRIEDDLYYPALAAASELIAVAHAEHRQVVDQLSVLLRTPQTSPRYEDEWNSFKTVLEAHADEEERDMIPAPPEVKITDAELEELGNKMAARIEELRGSTLHKLRTKGRAALVRTL; encoded by the coding sequence GTGAACGCATATGAGGTTCTCAAAGAACACCACGTCGTGCTCAAGGGCCTGGGACGCAAGGTCAGTGAGGCGCCGGTGAACAGCGAAGAGCGCCATAGCCTTTTCGACGAGATGCTGATGGAGTTGGATATCCATTTTCGCATCGAGGACGATCTGTACTACCCGGCGTTGGCGGCGGCCAGCGAATTGATCGCGGTGGCTCATGCCGAGCATCGGCAGGTGGTCGACCAACTTTCCGTGCTGCTGCGCACCCCGCAGACCTCCCCGCGTTATGAGGACGAGTGGAACTCCTTCAAGACCGTTCTCGAGGCACACGCCGACGAAGAGGAACGCGACATGATTCCGGCGCCGCCCGAGGTCAAGATCACCGACGCCGAGCTGGAGGAACTGGGCAACAAGATGGCGGCGCGCATCGAGGAGCTGCGCGGTTCCACGTTGCACAAACTCCGCACCAAGGGCAGGGCCGCGTTGGTCCGGACGCTGTAG
- the pcaH gene encoding protocatechuate 3,4-dioxygenase subunit beta, with the protein MTAIASDRRRSGRDEAQPLLHYPPYRSSALRCPQNPLLAVDPEELERWAPCFGHQDVDPADADLTAGQRGEPIGERIFVSGRVLDRSGKPLAGQLVEIWQANASGRYRHQRDQHPAPLDPNFTGVGRCLTGPDGSYRFKTVKPGPYPWRNHHNAWRPAHIHFSLFGTAFTQRLVTQMYFPGDPLFDLDPIYQSILNPVARQRLVATYDHGLSEPEYATGYRWDIVLPGSARTQGGGGD; encoded by the coding sequence ATGACCGCCATCGCGTCTGATCGGCGGCGCTCGGGCCGGGACGAGGCTCAGCCCCTGTTGCACTACCCGCCTTATCGCAGCAGCGCCCTGCGCTGTCCGCAGAACCCGCTGCTGGCCGTCGACCCCGAAGAACTCGAGCGTTGGGCGCCTTGCTTCGGGCACCAAGACGTCGACCCCGCCGACGCCGACCTCACCGCCGGTCAGCGCGGCGAACCCATCGGGGAGCGCATCTTCGTCAGCGGCCGGGTGCTCGACCGGTCCGGCAAGCCATTGGCGGGCCAGCTGGTCGAGATCTGGCAGGCCAACGCCAGCGGCCGCTACCGCCACCAGCGTGACCAGCATCCCGCTCCGCTGGACCCCAACTTCACCGGCGTCGGCCGGTGTCTGACCGGACCCGACGGGTCGTATCGCTTCAAAACCGTCAAGCCCGGCCCGTATCCGTGGCGCAACCACCACAACGCCTGGCGGCCGGCGCACATCCACTTCTCGCTTTTCGGAACGGCATTCACCCAGCGGCTGGTCACCCAGATGTACTTCCCAGGTGATCCGCTGTTCGATTTGGACCCGATCTATCAGTCAATCCTCAATCCCGTTGCCCGCCAACGCCTTGTCGCCACCTATGACCACGGCCTGTCGGAACCGGAATACGCGACCGGCTACCGATGGGACATCGTGTTGCCTGGCAGTGCCCGGACCCAAGGCGGCGGCGGTGACTGA
- the pcaG gene encoding protocatechuate 3,4-dioxygenase subunit alpha — protein MSAESLSTPGQTVGPFFGLGLSYPRDSELVGDEFPGAIRLRGTVYDGAGDAVPDALVEIWQPDTAGRISRSFGSLRRDGWTFTGWGRAATDTDGRYSFTTVPPGAVSPGAPRFFAVAVFARGLLHRLFTRAYLTAEDLAADPLAARVAAARRETLTCVAEDDSGRPALRFDIHLQGAHETVFLDYRDGWP, from the coding sequence ATCAGCGCCGAGTCGCTCAGCACCCCAGGGCAGACGGTAGGCCCCTTCTTCGGACTCGGCCTGTCATATCCGCGCGACAGCGAATTGGTCGGTGATGAGTTCCCCGGCGCGATCCGTCTACGCGGCACCGTTTACGACGGCGCCGGTGACGCCGTGCCCGACGCGTTGGTAGAGATCTGGCAACCCGACACCGCAGGCCGCATCTCGCGGTCGTTCGGCTCCTTGCGGCGAGACGGCTGGACCTTCACCGGATGGGGCAGAGCGGCGACCGACACCGACGGACGATACAGCTTCACCACAGTGCCGCCGGGTGCGGTGAGTCCGGGGGCGCCGAGGTTCTTCGCCGTCGCCGTCTTCGCCCGAGGCCTGTTGCATCGCTTGTTCACCCGTGCCTACTTGACCGCGGAGGATCTGGCCGCCGACCCGTTGGCTGCGCGTGTCGCCGCAGCGCGGCGCGAGACCCTGACCTGTGTCGCCGAAGACGATTCCGGCCGGCCCGCACTGCGTTTCGACATCCACTTGCAAGGCGCACACGAGACCGTGTTCCTGGATTACCGGGATGGTTGGCCATGA
- a CDS encoding lyase family protein, protein MTNLLWPGEHRAGEHMSDPAFLRSMVAVESAWLRALAGAGLAPPDCVGVDLSHLVGSVDCDVLAVPAEDGGNPVIGLVSLLRQRADPVIGPWIHRGLTSQDVVDTSLMVGLRGVVNEISGQLGEQISALSALVQTHRATPMVARTLTQHAAPTTFGAKAAGWLNGVVDAYHRLSELATPAQFGGAVGIWSATTELATLLTGSGDPAAVADHVVRSATTDLGLDFRLPWHTTRTPVTAVADALVDCTDCWGHIASDVVTSARPETGELDEPVSAHRGGSSAMPHKRNPVLSILIRRAAIAAPPLAATLHTAAALAHDERPDGAWHVEWETVRTLARRTVAAGSQCSELLSGLQIHTERMGENLAAADVRGEQRAIADLVEIAPSTTYFGAAERLVDESLQRAERALTRRPARRG, encoded by the coding sequence ATGACCAACCTGCTGTGGCCCGGCGAACATCGGGCCGGTGAGCACATGAGCGACCCAGCGTTCCTGCGGTCCATGGTGGCGGTCGAATCCGCATGGCTGCGGGCGCTGGCCGGTGCCGGCTTGGCCCCGCCGGACTGTGTCGGTGTCGATCTGTCGCATCTCGTCGGCTCCGTTGACTGTGACGTACTGGCCGTGCCCGCCGAGGACGGCGGCAACCCGGTCATCGGATTGGTCTCGTTACTGCGCCAGCGCGCCGACCCGGTGATCGGGCCGTGGATCCACCGCGGGTTGACCAGCCAAGATGTCGTCGACACCAGCCTGATGGTGGGGTTGCGTGGTGTCGTCAACGAAATCAGCGGCCAACTCGGCGAACAGATCTCGGCATTGTCAGCCCTGGTGCAAACACACCGGGCCACACCCATGGTGGCGCGTACTCTCACCCAGCACGCGGCGCCGACCACGTTCGGCGCCAAAGCTGCCGGATGGCTCAACGGCGTCGTCGACGCCTATCACCGGCTCAGCGAGCTTGCCACTCCGGCGCAGTTCGGTGGTGCGGTCGGAATATGGTCGGCCACCACGGAATTAGCGACGTTGCTGACGGGCAGCGGCGACCCGGCGGCAGTCGCCGACCATGTGGTCCGCAGCGCCACAACGGATCTGGGATTGGACTTCAGGCTACCGTGGCACACGACGCGCACACCGGTCACCGCGGTGGCCGACGCGTTGGTGGATTGCACCGACTGCTGGGGTCACATCGCGTCGGACGTCGTCACCTCGGCTCGCCCCGAGACCGGCGAATTGGACGAACCGGTCAGCGCGCACCGCGGCGGGTCATCGGCGATGCCGCATAAACGCAACCCGGTGTTGTCCATACTGATTCGGCGCGCCGCCATCGCCGCCCCACCGCTCGCGGCGACGCTGCACACCGCCGCCGCACTGGCTCACGACGAACGCCCTGACGGCGCATGGCATGTCGAGTGGGAGACGGTGCGCACTTTGGCACGACGTACGGTGGCCGCCGGTTCTCAGTGCAGTGAACTGCTGTCGGGGCTGCAGATCCATACCGAGCGGATGGGTGAGAATCTGGCTGCCGCAGACGTGCGTGGCGAGCAACGCGCGATTGCCGACCTGGTCGAGATAGCCCCGTCGACAACCTATTTCGGGGCGGCCGAGCGCTTGGTCGACGAGAGCCTGCAACGTGCCGAGCGGGCGCTGACGCGCCGGCCGGCTAGACGCGGATAG
- a CDS encoding fatty acid desaturase family protein, whose product MAISDIAQYAHLSPADIEALGADLDEIRRDIETSRGQRDAAYIHRTIAFQRALEVGSRLLLGVSPSWVGWAVGTVTLALAKSVENMEIGHNVGHGQWDWMNDPEIHSNTWEWDMAGVSSQWRYAHNYRHHVFTNVLEMDDDLGFGFMRVTRDQPWQPRHLLQPIRNVLLAITFEWGIALHDLRAVQTQASTTPRTTHLRNALLRKTARQAVKDYLVFPALSGRRWRRTLIANTTANVLRNLWAYMVIFCGHFPDGAEKFTAAVVEDESKAEWYLRQMLGTANFDAGPALAFWSGNLCYQIEHHLFPDLPSNRYAEIAERVRALCNDYDLPYTSGSLVRQFWLTMRTLHKLALPDRVLSATPNDAPETASERKFFDTALAPAPVAADGSSRRSGLRTALRNRATKAPERTKRARKMSISAA is encoded by the coding sequence ATGGCGATCTCAGACATCGCACAGTACGCGCATCTAAGCCCGGCGGACATCGAGGCGCTGGGCGCCGATCTCGACGAAATCCGCCGCGACATCGAGACGTCTCGCGGCCAGCGCGACGCGGCGTACATTCACCGCACCATCGCGTTTCAGCGAGCACTGGAGGTCGGGTCGCGCCTGCTACTCGGCGTTAGCCCCTCATGGGTGGGCTGGGCGGTAGGCACGGTGACACTGGCCTTGGCCAAAAGCGTGGAGAACATGGAGATCGGGCACAACGTGGGCCACGGTCAATGGGATTGGATGAACGACCCGGAAATCCATTCGAATACCTGGGAGTGGGACATGGCGGGGGTCTCCTCCCAGTGGAGATACGCGCACAACTACCGGCATCACGTCTTCACCAACGTCCTGGAGATGGACGACGACCTCGGCTTCGGGTTCATGCGCGTCACTCGTGATCAGCCGTGGCAACCCCGGCATCTGTTGCAGCCGATACGAAATGTGCTGTTAGCCATCACCTTCGAGTGGGGAATCGCCTTACACGACCTGCGCGCCGTCCAGACTCAGGCGTCCACGACTCCGCGGACGACGCACCTGAGAAACGCGCTGCTGCGCAAGACTGCCCGCCAGGCCGTCAAGGACTATCTTGTGTTTCCCGCGCTGAGCGGAAGACGGTGGCGCCGCACCCTCATCGCCAACACGACTGCGAACGTGCTGCGCAACCTGTGGGCGTACATGGTGATCTTCTGTGGTCACTTCCCCGATGGCGCCGAGAAGTTCACCGCCGCTGTCGTCGAGGACGAGAGCAAAGCCGAATGGTACTTACGGCAGATGCTCGGCACGGCGAATTTCGACGCAGGGCCTGCGTTGGCCTTCTGGAGCGGCAACCTCTGTTACCAGATCGAGCATCACCTGTTTCCCGATCTACCCAGTAACCGCTACGCCGAGATCGCCGAACGGGTGCGGGCGTTGTGTAACGACTATGACCTGCCCTATACCAGCGGATCACTGGTGCGCCAATTCTGGTTGACGATGCGAACTCTGCACAAATTGGCGTTACCCGACCGGGTCTTGAGTGCGACGCCCAATGACGCGCCGGAGACGGCATCAGAGCGAAAGTTCTTTGACACGGCACTGGCCCCCGCCCCGGTGGCCGCCGACGGGTCGTCGCGGCGAAGCGGTCTGCGTACCGCGTTGCGCAATCGCGCCACCAAGGCACCCGAACGAACAAAACGTGCCCGAAAAATGTCGATCAGTGCCGCATAG
- a CDS encoding alpha/beta fold hydrolase has protein sequence MAAITDSSACSGYSSGGSGSAVSPWRGFTSSSTTGVAINALCRSSGPRNAVSARHIREGRIHLSGGSIAYTVAGDGPALLLIHGLGGNRGTWRQIIGTLARTHTVIAPDLPGHGESDAPAGDYSLGAHACALRDLLLSLGHRRFSLVGHSLGGGIALQTAYQFPERIDRLILIGSGGLGSEVSIALRAATLPGADAVIAALSAIPPAVTNRALAVLPKSLSGPDASLLSGLLYGLRGTKRRTAFLRTARSVIDWRGQAVSAQRQTALLHGVPVLVAWGADDTTIPPHHHRAFAERVPAALTVEIPGAGHYPHETASAQLLPPMQAFLSSTVPFSYSEESWVDRLTHPDIRLDSGGTEPAVRPDSSSARWTSAPGRRRVLPPLSVLSFLH, from the coding sequence GTGGCGGCCATCACTGATAGTTCCGCATGCAGCGGGTATTCCAGCGGCGGTTCGGGTTCGGCCGTCAGCCCATGGCGCGGCTTTACCTCATCATCGACCACGGGAGTAGCCATCAACGCACTCTGCAGAAGTTCAGGCCCGCGCAATGCCGTCTCGGCCCGCCACATCCGCGAGGGCCGAATTCACCTTTCCGGCGGTTCCATCGCCTACACCGTCGCCGGTGACGGTCCCGCGCTGTTGCTGATCCACGGGCTCGGCGGCAACCGAGGGACGTGGCGGCAGATCATCGGAACCCTGGCCCGCACGCACACTGTTATCGCGCCGGATCTGCCCGGCCACGGCGAGTCCGACGCGCCCGCCGGCGACTACTCGCTGGGCGCCCATGCTTGCGCCCTGCGGGATCTGCTGTTGTCGCTGGGGCATCGGCGCTTCTCGCTGGTAGGCCATAGCCTGGGCGGCGGCATCGCCCTACAAACGGCCTATCAATTCCCCGAACGCATCGACCGGCTCATCCTGATCGGCAGCGGCGGACTCGGTTCAGAGGTGAGTATCGCCTTGCGAGCGGCAACGCTGCCCGGTGCCGACGCCGTCATCGCCGCCTTGAGCGCGATACCCCCGGCAGTGACGAACCGGGCCCTGGCCGTGTTGCCGAAATCCCTGTCCGGACCCGACGCGAGCCTCCTCTCCGGCCTGTTGTACGGACTGCGCGGCACCAAGCGACGGACCGCATTTCTTCGCACAGCCCGTTCAGTGATCGACTGGCGCGGGCAGGCGGTCAGCGCGCAACGGCAGACCGCTCTGTTGCACGGCGTGCCAGTCCTGGTGGCGTGGGGAGCCGACGACACCACGATTCCCCCGCACCACCACCGGGCGTTCGCAGAACGAGTCCCCGCAGCCTTGACGGTCGAAATCCCGGGCGCGGGACACTACCCGCACGAGACCGCCAGCGCTCAGTTACTCCCGCCAATGCAGGCCTTTCTGTCCTCGACGGTCCCTTTCAGTTACTCAGAGGAGTCCTGGGTCGACCGGCTCACCCACCCGGACATTCGTCTCGACAGCGGCGGAACCGAACCTGCGGTGCGCCCCGATTCATCCTCGGCGCGATGGACCTCCGCGCCCGGGCGGAGGCGGGTGTTGCCGCCTCTGTCGGTGCTGTCGTTCTTACACTGA
- a CDS encoding cupin domain-containing protein gives MESISLTELASEKLAEAAKSHSGRAAHTIHGGHTHELRQTVVALLADHDLSEHDSPGEATLQVLQGHVRLTAGEDSWDGKTGDYVAIPHQRHALHAVEDSVVILTVLKAQPDAH, from the coding sequence ATGGAATCCATTTCGCTCACCGAGCTGGCATCGGAGAAGTTGGCTGAGGCCGCCAAGTCGCACAGCGGCCGCGCCGCGCACACCATCCATGGCGGCCACACCCACGAACTGCGCCAGACCGTGGTGGCCCTGCTGGCCGACCACGACCTGTCCGAACACGACAGCCCCGGGGAAGCGACATTGCAGGTACTGCAGGGCCACGTCCGACTCACCGCGGGCGAGGACAGCTGGGACGGCAAGACCGGTGACTACGTGGCGATCCCACACCAGCGTCATGCCCTGCACGCCGTCGAGGATTCCGTGGTGATTCTGACCGTGCTCAAAGCGCAGCCGGATGCGCACTAG